A genomic region of Mitsuaria sp. 7 contains the following coding sequences:
- a CDS encoding type I restriction enzyme HsdR N-terminal domain-containing protein, whose protein sequence is MHESTAGVPLTPSGWILRVPRESASPGHRQQNSIGLNGYARSCRGNPATPSISPEIEGTWTLLDCSSIQRPCEVMTLAKQQYPIGLSSDFQSKFSGHKSRRRAAENARSYVDGWKAAHVYPFKDDPRNPVEVVERQVFDIVAANVARYLPDFDDAKSPSKAFQLRMLRHAVEKSPDELQRILSEVIGLPKHTQDELAELLRDVSLSAIINSARVVADRLLFLKGLEAILFDPEPRKRLKERSQLHRLVAQNTWLFGDQFTLSVDDQSLTEVLRKHKKLLDEDIVIDTPVRHVSQERGIVDLMLSKASRRHRANSLSHLVVELKAPRVKIDADEVSQIERYAASVMADERFRNVDVQWQFWAIGDELGTFAKFRLARDDGEIMRNDNVSVFLKTWAQMIDENRARLQFFQEKLAYQVDKGASLEHLQTNYGRYLEGVLDAPTSTNRSRVKSSAFPPTP, encoded by the coding sequence ATGCACGAATCTACCGCCGGCGTCCCGTTGACGCCAAGCGGATGGATTCTTCGCGTCCCGCGCGAAAGTGCATCGCCCGGACATCGGCAACAGAATTCAATAGGGCTCAACGGTTACGCAAGAAGTTGCCGTGGCAATCCCGCAACCCCCTCGATCTCCCCTGAAATCGAGGGGACTTGGACGCTCCTAGACTGTTCGTCAATCCAGCGGCCTTGCGAGGTGATGACCTTGGCGAAACAGCAGTACCCCATCGGACTCTCGTCCGACTTCCAGAGTAAATTCTCCGGACACAAGTCCCGCCGACGCGCGGCGGAGAACGCGCGGAGCTATGTCGATGGATGGAAGGCCGCGCACGTCTATCCATTCAAGGATGATCCGCGCAATCCAGTGGAAGTCGTCGAGCGCCAGGTGTTCGATATCGTCGCGGCCAACGTCGCACGTTATCTGCCGGACTTCGACGACGCCAAGTCGCCCAGCAAGGCCTTCCAGCTACGCATGCTGCGGCACGCCGTCGAGAAGAGCCCGGATGAATTGCAGCGGATCCTCTCCGAAGTGATCGGGCTGCCGAAACACACGCAGGACGAGTTGGCCGAACTTCTACGTGACGTGTCCCTGTCCGCGATCATCAACTCCGCGCGCGTCGTCGCGGATCGGCTGCTGTTTCTCAAAGGACTGGAGGCAATTCTGTTCGATCCCGAACCGCGCAAGCGCCTGAAGGAACGCAGCCAACTCCATCGCTTGGTGGCGCAGAACACTTGGCTGTTCGGCGATCAGTTCACCTTGTCGGTCGATGACCAATCCTTGACGGAGGTGCTGCGCAAGCACAAGAAGCTGCTCGACGAGGACATCGTGATCGACACGCCCGTCAGGCACGTGTCGCAGGAACGGGGCATCGTGGACCTCATGCTGTCGAAGGCGTCCCGCCGGCATCGGGCCAACAGCCTGTCGCATCTGGTCGTCGAACTGAAGGCGCCTCGCGTGAAGATCGATGCCGACGAGGTCTCCCAGATCGAGCGTTATGCCGCCTCCGTGATGGCCGATGAACGCTTCCGGAATGTGGACGTGCAGTGGCAGTTCTGGGCGATCGGCGATGAGCTGGGCACCTTCGCGAAGTTCCGTCTTGCCAGGGACGACGGCGAGATCATGAGGAACGACAACGTCTCTGTGTTCCTGAAGACGTGGGCGCAGATGATCGACGAGAACAGGGCGCGGCTTCAGTTCTTCCAGGAGAAGCTCGCGTATCAGGTCGACAAGGGCGCCTCGCTGGAGCACCTCCAGACGAACTACGGCCGATATCTGGAGGGTGTGCTGGACGCACCGACGTCGACGAACAGGTCTCGCGTCAAGTCTTCTGCTTTTCCACCAACGCCTTGA
- a CDS encoding NAD(P)/FAD-dependent oxidoreductase — MIIGAGAAGLMCAALAGQRGRRVLLVDHANKAGKKILMSGGGNCNFTNLYTEPANFLSENKHFCKSALARYTQWDFIALVNKHQIPHHEKKLGQLFCDNKSIDILRMLLAECAEVGVTPMLDTTVETIEKTEVGYVLATTAGPMRCQSLVIATGGLSIPTMGATGFGYQVAKQFGHTLLPTRAGLVPFTITDQLKDLCNELSGTSVDCVVSCNGKSFRENILFTHRGLSGPAILQISSYWLPGQPVEINLLPDLDVPGWLAQQRNDRPNAELKTLLAELFTKKMATLIGEQWFVSKPIKQYAHAELEQIAERLSAWQVVPAGTEGYRTAEVTLGGVDTKEVSSKTMESLKSPGLYFIGEVLDVTGHLGGFNFQWAWASANAAAQFV; from the coding sequence GTGATCATTGGCGCGGGCGCCGCGGGGCTGATGTGCGCCGCGCTCGCGGGCCAGCGCGGCCGCCGCGTGCTGCTGGTGGACCACGCCAACAAGGCCGGCAAGAAGATCCTCATGTCCGGCGGCGGCAACTGCAACTTCACCAACCTGTACACCGAGCCGGCCAACTTCCTTTCGGAGAACAAGCACTTCTGCAAGTCGGCGCTGGCGCGCTACACGCAGTGGGACTTCATCGCGTTGGTCAACAAGCATCAGATCCCGCACCACGAGAAGAAGCTCGGCCAGCTGTTCTGCGACAACAAGTCCATCGACATCCTGCGCATGCTGCTCGCCGAGTGCGCCGAGGTCGGCGTGACGCCGATGCTGGACACCACCGTCGAGACCATCGAGAAGACCGAGGTGGGCTACGTGCTCGCGACCACCGCGGGGCCGATGCGCTGCCAGTCGCTGGTAATCGCCACCGGCGGGCTGTCGATCCCGACGATGGGCGCGACGGGCTTCGGCTACCAGGTCGCGAAGCAGTTCGGCCACACGCTGCTGCCGACACGCGCCGGGCTGGTGCCGTTCACGATCACGGACCAGCTCAAGGACCTGTGCAACGAGCTGAGCGGGACCTCGGTCGACTGCGTCGTCAGCTGCAACGGCAAGAGCTTCCGCGAGAACATCCTGTTCACGCACCGCGGCCTGAGCGGACCGGCGATCCTGCAGATCTCGTCGTACTGGCTGCCCGGCCAGCCGGTGGAGATCAACCTGCTGCCCGACCTCGACGTGCCTGGCTGGCTGGCGCAGCAGCGCAACGACCGGCCCAATGCCGAGCTCAAGACGCTGCTGGCGGAGCTGTTCACGAAGAAGATGGCGACGCTGATCGGCGAGCAGTGGTTCGTGTCCAAACCGATCAAGCAGTACGCGCATGCGGAGCTGGAGCAGATCGCCGAGCGCCTGTCCGCGTGGCAGGTCGTGCCTGCCGGCACTGAGGGCTATCGGACGGCCGAGGTCACGCTGGGCGGCGTCGACACCAAGGAGGTGTCGTCCAAGACGATGGAGTCGTTGAAGTCGCCGGGGCTGTACTTCATCGGCGAGGTCCTCGACGTCACCGGCCACCTGGGGGGCTTCAACTTCCAGTGGGCGTGGGCCTCGGCGAACGCGGCGGCGCAGTTCGTCTGA
- a CDS encoding porin, with translation MTRRGISATTTVAMAAAGALCALAQAPLQAQTQSSTNVQIYGLLDVPVEYLNNVGAAGASLTRMPGLSGGYAPSRLGFRGSEDLGDGLKAVFTLEMGIGADSGTLNQGGRAWGRQAYVGLQGGWGTISLGRQYSMLFWSQTDADILGPAMFGSGSLDSYLPNARVDNAIAYRGQFSGFTVGATWSPGRDAVNAGPSPSGTNCAGENAADKNACRQWSAMVKYDTPAWGLSAAVDEIRGGAGAFAGLTSSAMKDRRSTATGWFKTGDWKFAAGLIARRNDASLATPKSNLWYAGATWSLNPSWGLDAQVFKLDYKNSANEATLWAVRGTYFLSKRTSVYATAGRIDNDGTLALGVSNAAAAAGSTPVAGGSQTGLGMGIRHAF, from the coding sequence ATGACAAGACGAGGGATTTCCGCGACCACCACGGTCGCCATGGCCGCTGCCGGCGCGCTCTGCGCCTTGGCGCAGGCGCCGCTCCAGGCCCAGACGCAGAGCTCGACCAACGTGCAGATCTACGGACTGCTCGACGTGCCGGTCGAGTACCTGAACAACGTCGGCGCGGCCGGCGCGAGCCTGACCCGCATGCCGGGCCTGAGCGGCGGCTACGCGCCCTCGCGCCTGGGATTTCGTGGCTCGGAGGATCTGGGCGACGGACTCAAGGCCGTGTTCACGCTGGAGATGGGCATAGGCGCCGACAGCGGCACGCTCAACCAGGGCGGCCGCGCGTGGGGCCGGCAGGCCTACGTCGGACTGCAGGGCGGCTGGGGAACGATCAGCCTCGGGCGGCAGTACTCGATGCTGTTCTGGTCGCAGACCGATGCGGACATCCTCGGACCGGCGATGTTCGGTTCCGGCTCACTGGACAGCTACCTGCCGAATGCGCGCGTGGACAACGCGATCGCCTACCGCGGCCAGTTCAGCGGCTTCACCGTCGGCGCGACCTGGAGCCCCGGCCGCGACGCGGTCAACGCAGGACCGAGCCCGTCGGGAACCAACTGCGCGGGCGAGAACGCGGCCGACAAGAACGCGTGCCGGCAGTGGTCCGCGATGGTCAAGTACGACACGCCGGCGTGGGGCCTGTCCGCGGCGGTCGACGAGATCCGCGGCGGCGCCGGCGCCTTCGCGGGCCTGACCAGCAGCGCGATGAAGGACCGCCGCAGCACGGCGACGGGCTGGTTCAAGACCGGCGACTGGAAGTTCGCGGCGGGCCTGATCGCGCGCCGCAACGACGCCAGCCTCGCCACACCCAAGAGCAACCTCTGGTACGCCGGCGCGACCTGGTCGCTGAACCCGAGCTGGGGACTCGACGCGCAGGTGTTCAAGCTCGACTACAAGAACAGCGCCAACGAGGCGACCTTGTGGGCCGTGCGCGGGACCTACTTCCTGTCCAAGCGCACGTCGGTCTACGCGACGGCGGGCCGCATCGACAACGACGGCACGCTCGCACTCGGCGTCAGCAACGCGGCCGCAGCGGCGGGCAGCACGCCGGTGGCGGGCGGCTCGCAGACGGGCCTGGGCATGGGCATCCGCCACGCGTTCTGA
- a CDS encoding LysR family transcriptional regulator produces the protein MDRFDALQAFARVVEAGSFTKAAQTLHMSKTTVTQLVQQLEARLRVKLLHRTTRQVRVTPDGAAYYERVVRVLAELDDADTALSDATSTPRGRLRVDVPSPFARMVLMPALPDFHARHPEIQLDMGVSDRIVDVIGDNVDAVLRGGEVTVPSLIARRVGDLQLGVFASPGYLAVAGTPAHPREIEDAHHRIVGFLRASKGTVMSIEMRRGDEAVEVRGRYVVAADDGNAYLAAGLAGMGVLWLPRYMADPHAARGELVPLLTDWAMDPMPMYLAYPPNRHVSAKLRVFMDWIEELMARHAPMATGRT, from the coding sequence ATGGACCGATTCGACGCGCTGCAAGCCTTCGCCCGCGTGGTGGAGGCGGGCAGCTTCACCAAGGCGGCCCAGACGCTGCACATGAGCAAGACCACGGTGACGCAGCTGGTGCAGCAGCTGGAGGCGCGGCTGCGCGTGAAGCTGCTGCATCGGACGACGCGACAGGTCCGCGTGACGCCCGACGGCGCCGCGTACTACGAGCGCGTCGTGCGCGTGCTCGCCGAGCTCGATGACGCGGACACCGCGCTGTCGGACGCGACCAGCACGCCGCGCGGTCGGCTGCGCGTCGACGTGCCGAGCCCGTTCGCGCGCATGGTGCTGATGCCGGCGCTGCCGGACTTCCACGCGCGACATCCGGAGATCCAGCTCGACATGGGCGTCAGCGACCGCATCGTCGACGTGATCGGCGACAACGTCGATGCCGTGCTGCGCGGCGGCGAGGTCACGGTCCCGTCGCTGATCGCGCGGCGGGTCGGGGATCTGCAGCTGGGCGTCTTCGCGTCGCCGGGCTATCTGGCGGTCGCGGGAACGCCCGCGCATCCGCGCGAGATCGAGGACGCTCATCACCGCATCGTCGGCTTCCTGCGCGCCAGCAAGGGCACGGTGATGTCGATCGAGATGCGGCGCGGCGACGAGGCCGTCGAGGTGCGCGGCCGCTACGTCGTGGCCGCCGACGACGGCAACGCCTATCTCGCGGCGGGGCTGGCCGGGATGGGCGTGCTCTGGCTGCCGCGCTACATGGCCGATCCGCACGCGGCGCGCGGCGAACTCGTCCCGTTGCTCACGGACTGGGCGATGGATCCGATGCCGATGTACCTCGCCTATCCACCCAACCGCCACGTCAGCGCGAAGCTGCGTGTGTTCATGGACTGGATCGAGGAACTGATGGCCCGCCACGCCCCGATGGCGACGGGGCGGACCTGA
- a CDS encoding amidohydrolase family protein — translation MIIDVHGHYTTAPAALGAWRDLQIAGLKDPSQAPKAGDLKISDDELRESIETNQLKKMKERGSDLTIFSPRASFMAHHIGDFQTSATWAAICNELCARVAELFPEHFVGAAMLPQSPGVDPASCIPELEKCVKDYGFVGINLNPDPSGGHWTSPPLTDRHWYPLYEKMVELDIPAMIHVSTSCNACFHTTGVHYLNADTTAFMQCLTGDLFKDFPTLKFLIPHGGGAVPYHWGRFRGLAQELKKPLLDEHLLNNLFFDTCVYHQPGIDLLTKVIPVKNVLFASEMIGAVRGIDPETGHYFDDTRRYIAATPQLNDEERHLVYEGNARRVFPRLDARLKAQGR, via the coding sequence ATGATCATCGACGTCCACGGTCACTACACCACCGCTCCTGCCGCGCTCGGCGCCTGGCGCGACCTGCAGATCGCCGGTCTGAAGGACCCGTCGCAGGCCCCGAAGGCCGGCGACCTGAAGATCTCCGACGACGAACTCCGCGAGTCGATCGAGACCAACCAGCTGAAGAAGATGAAGGAGCGCGGCTCCGACCTCACGATCTTCAGCCCGCGCGCCAGCTTCATGGCGCATCACATCGGCGACTTCCAGACCTCGGCCACCTGGGCCGCCATTTGCAACGAGCTCTGCGCGCGTGTCGCCGAGCTCTTCCCCGAACACTTCGTCGGCGCGGCCATGCTCCCGCAGAGCCCGGGCGTCGATCCGGCGAGCTGCATCCCGGAGCTCGAGAAGTGCGTCAAGGACTACGGCTTCGTCGGCATCAACCTCAACCCCGATCCCTCCGGCGGCCATTGGACGAGCCCGCCGCTGACCGACCGCCACTGGTACCCGCTCTACGAGAAGATGGTCGAGCTGGACATCCCCGCGATGATCCACGTCAGCACCAGCTGCAACGCGTGCTTCCACACCACCGGCGTGCACTACCTGAACGCGGACACGACCGCGTTCATGCAATGCCTGACCGGCGACCTCTTCAAGGACTTCCCGACGCTGAAGTTCCTGATCCCGCACGGCGGCGGCGCGGTGCCGTACCACTGGGGCCGCTTCCGCGGCCTCGCGCAGGAGCTCAAGAAGCCGCTGCTCGACGAGCATCTGCTCAACAACCTCTTCTTCGACACCTGCGTCTATCACCAGCCGGGCATCGACCTGCTGACCAAGGTGATCCCGGTGAAGAACGTGCTGTTCGCGTCCGAGATGATCGGCGCGGTGCGCGGCATCGATCCCGAGACCGGCCACTACTTCGACGACACCAGGCGCTACATCGCCGCCACGCCTCAGCTCAACGACGAGGAACGCCATCTGGTCTACGAAGGCAACGCGCGGCGCGTGTTCCCACGGCTGGATGCACGGTTGAAGGCACAGGGCCGTTGA
- a CDS encoding GFA family protein yields MDRFTGGCLCGDVRLVATGRPYRVGLCHCLDCRKHHGALFHASAIFAQDAVTLWGETHEFRGRHFCPRCGSSVFSRTGDEVEVHLGALDAPDQLMPTYELWTVRREAWLPPFPLSRHYDRDRESEGRSDEP; encoded by the coding sequence ATGGACCGCTTCACCGGCGGCTGTCTCTGCGGCGATGTCCGCCTCGTCGCGACCGGCCGGCCCTACCGCGTCGGCCTCTGCCATTGCCTCGACTGCCGCAAGCATCACGGCGCGCTCTTTCACGCCTCCGCGATCTTTGCGCAGGACGCCGTCACCCTCTGGGGTGAGACCCACGAGTTCCGCGGCCGGCACTTCTGTCCCCGCTGCGGATCGTCCGTGTTCTCCCGGACCGGCGACGAGGTCGAGGTGCACCTCGGCGCGCTCGACGCGCCGGACCAGCTGATGCCGACCTATGAGCTCTGGACCGTCCGGCGCGAGGCCTGGCTGCCGCCCTTCCCGCTCAGCCGGCACTACGACCGCGACCGCGAGTCGGAAGGTCGATCGGACGAGCCCTGA
- a CDS encoding DUF885 family protein, translating into MTKTTRSARALPIRRRTLLAAGVAGWMTTAPVLNAVAATAKTGFGAADFDAWAERTAAARMKSSPEHATRMQYFEGPAQDRLDGQWDDLSRASALADIARDRQALTELARFPREALTPTQRTSAALMAWAMQQEVSEAPFLDHHYVFEHMEGVHVGPITFLVQEHPMRHARDVRSYLTRMAGLAAQMDQGIVRARAAQAKGVLMPRFITATTIGQIEQFVAVPPVANPLVISLTERMAGLPDMSDAARQRARAQAADIVAKSIAPAWKRGLALMRAQLPLTNDDAGVWRLPDGDRFYAARLRANTTTALTPAEIHAIGLKQVARIEGEMDGLLRQLGYADGTIEQRFRKMDADRQPSGAAPQGELLDRYTAYLRDAEARARLIFDVMPKAPVEVRREPALTEPTASAHYTTPAPDGSQPGVFWAPLAGPTYEIADMRTLVHHEAIPGHHFQLAIQMEAKDLPYFRRRAAFMAGSAYVEGWALYSEQLAVENGWYDGDPVGHLGQLYGALFRARRLVVDTGLHAMKWTRQQAIDYGITPQEVDRYVTWPGQACAYMLGRLRIEALREKARQQLGERFEIKQFHNVVLLTGDVPLTVLEEVVDAWVDSRRGAGSGSATAAS; encoded by the coding sequence ATGACGAAGACGACCCGATCCGCCCGCGCGCTGCCCATCCGGCGCCGGACCTTGCTCGCTGCCGGCGTGGCCGGCTGGATGACCACCGCGCCGGTCCTCAATGCGGTCGCGGCGACCGCGAAGACCGGCTTCGGTGCCGCCGACTTCGACGCGTGGGCCGAGCGCACCGCCGCCGCGCGCATGAAGAGCTCCCCCGAGCATGCGACCCGCATGCAGTACTTCGAAGGCCCCGCGCAGGACCGGCTCGACGGCCAATGGGACGATCTCTCGCGGGCCTCGGCGCTCGCCGACATCGCCCGCGACCGCCAGGCGCTGACCGAGCTGGCCCGATTCCCGCGCGAGGCGCTCACGCCGACGCAGCGCACGTCCGCCGCGCTCATGGCGTGGGCGATGCAGCAGGAGGTGAGCGAGGCGCCCTTCCTCGATCACCACTACGTCTTCGAGCACATGGAGGGCGTGCACGTCGGCCCGATCACCTTCCTCGTGCAGGAACACCCGATGCGCCACGCGCGCGACGTGCGCAGCTACCTGACGCGGATGGCGGGCCTGGCCGCGCAGATGGATCAGGGCATCGTGCGCGCCCGCGCGGCACAGGCCAAGGGCGTGCTGATGCCGCGCTTCATCACCGCGACGACGATCGGGCAGATCGAACAGTTCGTGGCCGTGCCGCCTGTCGCCAATCCGCTGGTGATCTCGCTGACCGAGCGCATGGCGGGCCTGCCCGACATGAGCGATGCCGCCCGTCAGCGGGCTCGCGCGCAGGCCGCGGACATCGTCGCGAAGTCGATCGCGCCGGCGTGGAAACGCGGCCTGGCGCTGATGCGCGCGCAACTGCCGTTGACCAACGACGACGCCGGCGTCTGGCGTCTGCCCGACGGCGACAGGTTCTACGCCGCGCGCCTGCGTGCCAACACGACGACCGCGCTGACGCCGGCCGAGATCCACGCGATCGGCCTGAAGCAGGTCGCCCGCATCGAAGGCGAGATGGACGGCCTGCTGCGCCAGCTCGGCTACGCGGACGGCACGATCGAGCAGCGCTTCCGCAAGATGGACGCCGACCGCCAGCCCTCGGGCGCCGCACCGCAGGGCGAGCTGCTGGACCGCTACACCGCCTACCTGCGCGATGCCGAGGCCCGCGCCCGACTGATCTTCGACGTGATGCCGAAGGCGCCCGTCGAGGTGCGCCGCGAACCTGCGTTGACCGAGCCCACCGCCTCCGCGCACTACACGACGCCGGCGCCTGACGGCTCGCAGCCGGGGGTGTTCTGGGCGCCGCTCGCGGGGCCGACCTACGAGATCGCGGACATGCGCACGCTGGTCCACCACGAGGCGATCCCGGGTCACCACTTCCAGCTCGCGATCCAGATGGAGGCGAAGGACCTGCCCTACTTCCGCCGCCGCGCCGCGTTCATGGCGGGCTCGGCGTACGTGGAGGGCTGGGCGCTCTATTCGGAGCAGCTGGCCGTCGAGAACGGCTGGTACGACGGCGATCCGGTGGGCCACCTCGGGCAGCTGTATGGCGCGCTGTTCCGCGCGCGCCGGCTGGTCGTCGACACCGGCCTGCACGCGATGAAGTGGACCCGCCAGCAGGCGATCGACTACGGCATCACGCCGCAGGAGGTCGATCGCTACGTCACGTGGCCGGGCCAGGCCTGCGCCTACATGCTGGGCAGGCTGCGCATCGAGGCGCTGCGCGAGAAGGCTCGCCAGCAACTGGGCGAGCGCTTCGAGATCAAGCAGTTCCACAACGTCGTGCTGCTGACGGGGGACGTGCCGTTGACGGTGCTGGAGGAAGTGGTCGACGCGTGGGTCGACAGCCGCCGCGGCGCGGGCTCGGGATCGGCCACCGCCGCGTCCTGA
- a CDS encoding DUF6265 family protein — protein MRPTFAAVKGLILLSVSPLLPFASLPVHAEDAQLERLGWLAGCWASEKGEPGSVEHWLPLAGGTMLGIGRTVKNGRTVEHEFLQIRLNAEGQVVYVALPSRQKEATFVATSIGDRAVTFENPEHDFPQRILYKAVGETGLAARIEGQRNGTTRGIDYPMKRVACEPVRTP, from the coding sequence ATGCGTCCCACCTTCGCCGCCGTCAAAGGGCTGATCCTTCTGTCGGTGTCTCCGCTCCTCCCCTTCGCCTCATTGCCGGTGCATGCCGAGGACGCCCAGCTTGAACGCCTGGGCTGGCTCGCCGGCTGCTGGGCTTCGGAGAAGGGCGAGCCCGGCTCCGTCGAACACTGGCTGCCGCTGGCCGGCGGCACGATGCTCGGCATCGGCCGCACGGTGAAGAACGGCCGCACCGTCGAGCACGAGTTCCTGCAGATCCGCCTGAACGCCGAAGGCCAGGTCGTCTACGTCGCGTTGCCGTCGCGGCAGAAGGAAGCCACTTTCGTCGCGACCTCGATCGGGGATCGCGCGGTCACCTTCGAGAACCCGGAACACGACTTCCCGCAACGCATCCTCTACAAGGCCGTCGGCGAGACCGGACTCGCCGCGCGCATCGAAGGACAACGCAACGGCACCACGCGAGGCATCGACTACCCGATGAAGCGCGTGGCGTGCGAGCCGGTCAGGACGCCATGA
- a CDS encoding polyketide cyclase: MTTHSARVISETIDVDADAVYDFACAPERLPLWASGLATGITQEADGWFAESPMGRIRVDLAPRNAFRVLDHDVTLPDGQRFHNAMRVTPSGTGCVVAFVLLRMPDVTDEAFENDAAHVARDLGTLKALVEKQKT; the protein is encoded by the coding sequence ATGACCACCCATTCCGCCCGCGTGATCTCCGAGACGATCGACGTCGATGCCGACGCGGTCTACGACTTCGCCTGTGCGCCTGAGCGGCTGCCGCTGTGGGCCTCGGGGCTCGCCACCGGCATCACGCAGGAGGCCGACGGCTGGTTCGCCGAGTCGCCGATGGGCCGCATCCGCGTGGACCTGGCGCCGCGCAACGCGTTCCGCGTGCTCGACCACGACGTCACGCTGCCCGACGGCCAGCGCTTCCACAACGCGATGCGCGTCACGCCGTCGGGCACCGGCTGCGTGGTGGCCTTCGTGCTCCTGCGCATGCCGGACGTGACCGACGAAGCGTTCGAGAACGACGCCGCGCATGTGGCGAGAGATCTGGGGACGCTCAAGGCGTTGGTGGAAAAGCAGAAGACTTGA
- a CDS encoding LysR family transcriptional regulator, producing the protein MKLTNLRALVAAVEEGSLRSAARRVGVSQPALTKMVRELERELATTLLLRSTTGVLATAQGMVLYERALAADRELSHAREQIQQLSGRMTGSLTIGAVPLAVMLLVPEALRTFGAEFPDIQLRIVEELYIAQLTRVRKGEVDIALGPLPDHLPRGECTVESLMPIDMVVVVRKGNALARSKNLADLAEARWVYTGATEATGLARTLFETNGLPPPPAGAVVNSTLGLLSVIASGNCVGLLPRQIAAHPFAAQFLQVVPVKEAPLRLTLGAMARNDAAVKPAVRHFMTHLHRAAYVITHGRAQ; encoded by the coding sequence ATGAAGCTCACGAACTTGCGGGCGCTCGTCGCCGCGGTGGAGGAAGGCAGCCTGCGATCGGCGGCGCGGCGCGTCGGGGTGTCGCAGCCGGCGTTGACGAAGATGGTCCGGGAGCTGGAGCGCGAGCTCGCCACGACGCTGCTGCTGCGCTCGACGACCGGCGTGCTGGCGACGGCGCAGGGCATGGTCCTGTACGAACGGGCGCTGGCGGCGGACCGCGAGCTCTCCCACGCCCGCGAGCAGATCCAGCAGCTGAGCGGCCGCATGACGGGCTCGTTGACGATAGGCGCGGTGCCGCTGGCAGTGATGCTGCTGGTGCCGGAGGCGCTGCGCACCTTCGGCGCGGAGTTCCCCGACATCCAGCTGCGCATCGTGGAGGAGCTCTACATCGCGCAGCTGACGCGCGTGCGCAAGGGCGAGGTCGACATCGCGCTCGGGCCGTTGCCCGATCACCTGCCGCGCGGCGAGTGCACCGTCGAATCGCTGATGCCGATCGACATGGTGGTGGTCGTGCGCAAGGGCAATGCGCTGGCGCGGTCGAAGAACCTCGCCGACCTGGCCGAGGCGCGGTGGGTCTACACCGGCGCGACGGAAGCGACGGGGCTGGCGCGCACGCTGTTCGAGACGAACGGCCTGCCGCCGCCGCCCGCAGGCGCGGTCGTCAATTCGACGCTCGGCCTGTTGTCCGTGATCGCAAGCGGCAACTGCGTCGGCCTGCTGCCGCGCCAGATCGCGGCGCATCCTTTCGCCGCGCAGTTCCTGCAGGTGGTGCCGGTGAAGGAAGCGCCGCTGCGCCTGACGCTCGGCGCGATGGCGCGCAATGACGCGGCCGTGAAGCCGGCGGTGCGGCACTTCATGACGCACCTGCACCGCGCGGCCTACGTCATCACGCACGGTCGCGCCCAGTGA